In Synechococcus sp. Nb3U1, one DNA window encodes the following:
- the psaA gene encoding photosystem I core protein PsaA: protein MTTTPKEREPKVKVSVDVDPVPTSFERWAKPGHFDRSLSRGPKTTTWIWNLHALAHDFDSHTSDLEDVSRKIFSAHFGHLAVVFVWLSGMYYHGAQFSNYSAWVADPVNIKPSAQVVWPIFGQEILNGDVGGGFEGIRITSGLFHLWRAGGITNEFQLLCTAIGGLVMAGLCLFAGWFHYHKRAPKLEWFQNVESMMNHHLAGLLGLGSLAWAGHQIHVSIPINRMLDAGVPVDQVPLPHEFILNPALMKEMFPSVDWGIFSGVVPFFTLDWGKYAEFLTFKGGLDPQNGALWLTDQAHHHLAIAVLFIVAGHMYRTNWGIGHSMKEILEAHKGPFTGEGHKGLYEVLTTSWHAQLAINLAMVGSLSIIVAQHMYAMNPYPYMGIDYATQISLFTHHMWLGGFFVVGGAAHGAIYFVRDYDPAVNRNNVLDRVLRHRDAIISHLNWVCLFLGFHAFGFYVHNDTMQAFGRPQDMFSDTGIQLQPIFAQWIQSLHTNAIASTAPYAGASVSPIFGGDIVAIGGKVSMMPMVLGTADFMVHHIHAMTIHITVLILLKGVLFARSSRLIPDKGKLGFRFPCDGPGRGGTCQVSGWDHVFLGLFWMYNCISIVIFHFSWKMQSDIWGTVNADGTIDHITGGNFAASSVNINGWLRDFLWAQAVQVINSYGSALSAYGLLFLGAHFVWAFSLMFLFSGRGYWQELIESIVWAHNKLKVAPAIQPRALSIIQGRAVGVAHYLLGGIVTTWAFFLARFGALG from the coding sequence ATGACAACTACGCCAAAGGAGCGAGAGCCAAAGGTCAAGGTGTCGGTTGACGTGGATCCGGTTCCCACTTCCTTTGAGAGATGGGCCAAGCCGGGGCACTTCGATCGCAGCCTGTCGCGTGGACCCAAGACCACGACCTGGATCTGGAACCTCCATGCTCTTGCTCATGACTTCGATAGTCACACCAGCGACTTAGAAGATGTCTCTCGTAAGATCTTTTCCGCTCACTTCGGCCACCTGGCGGTGGTCTTTGTCTGGCTGAGCGGCATGTACTACCACGGAGCTCAGTTCTCCAACTATTCCGCTTGGGTAGCGGATCCGGTCAACATTAAGCCCAGCGCCCAGGTTGTCTGGCCTATTTTTGGCCAGGAAATTCTGAACGGGGATGTGGGTGGCGGCTTTGAAGGGATCCGCATTACCTCAGGTCTTTTTCACCTCTGGCGGGCCGGTGGCATCACCAACGAGTTTCAACTCCTCTGCACCGCTATCGGTGGTTTGGTGATGGCTGGCTTGTGCCTGTTTGCCGGTTGGTTCCACTATCACAAACGTGCTCCCAAGCTGGAGTGGTTCCAGAATGTGGAATCCATGATGAACCACCACCTGGCGGGCTTGCTGGGGTTGGGTTCATTGGCTTGGGCCGGTCACCAAATTCACGTTTCCATCCCCATCAACCGGATGTTGGATGCGGGCGTGCCGGTTGACCAAGTGCCTCTGCCCCATGAGTTCATCCTCAACCCGGCCTTGATGAAGGAGATGTTCCCTAGCGTCGATTGGGGCATCTTCAGTGGGGTGGTACCTTTCTTCACCTTAGATTGGGGCAAATACGCCGAGTTCCTCACCTTCAAGGGAGGCTTGGATCCGCAAAACGGTGCCCTCTGGCTTACGGATCAGGCTCATCACCATCTGGCGATTGCCGTGCTCTTCATCGTGGCCGGTCACATGTACCGCACCAACTGGGGCATCGGCCATTCCATGAAGGAAATCCTAGAAGCCCACAAAGGCCCCTTCACTGGTGAAGGCCACAAAGGGCTATACGAAGTGCTCACCACCTCTTGGCATGCCCAACTGGCCATCAACCTGGCCATGGTGGGATCCCTGAGCATCATCGTGGCTCAGCACATGTACGCCATGAACCCCTACCCCTACATGGGCATCGACTACGCCACCCAAATTTCGTTGTTCACCCACCACATGTGGTTGGGCGGCTTCTTTGTGGTGGGTGGTGCCGCCCACGGGGCCATCTACTTCGTGCGGGATTACGACCCAGCGGTGAACCGCAACAACGTTTTGGATCGCGTGCTGCGCCATCGGGATGCCATCATCAGCCACCTGAACTGGGTGTGTCTGTTCTTGGGCTTCCATGCCTTTGGCTTCTACGTCCACAACGACACCATGCAAGCCTTCGGTCGTCCGCAGGACATGTTCTCGGATACGGGCATTCAACTGCAGCCGATCTTCGCCCAGTGGATCCAGTCATTGCACACCAATGCCATCGCTAGCACCGCGCCCTATGCCGGTGCCTCGGTGAGTCCGATCTTCGGTGGCGACATCGTAGCCATCGGCGGCAAGGTTTCCATGATGCCGATGGTTTTGGGCACAGCCGACTTCATGGTGCATCACATCCACGCCATGACCATCCACATCACGGTGTTGATTCTGCTCAAGGGTGTGCTGTTTGCCCGCTCCTCCCGTCTGATTCCCGACAAAGGCAAGTTGGGTTTCCGCTTCCCCTGCGATGGCCCTGGTCGGGGCGGCACCTGCCAAGTCTCCGGTTGGGATCACGTGTTCCTGGGCTTGTTCTGGATGTACAACTGCATTTCCATCGTCATCTTCCACTTCAGCTGGAAAATGCAGAGCGATATCTGGGGCACCGTCAACGCTGATGGCACGATTGACCACATTACCGGCGGCAACTTCGCGGCCAGTTCGGTCAACATCAACGGCTGGCTGCGGGACTTCCTGTGGGCCCAAGCAGTTCAGGTGATCAACTCCTATGGCTCGGCCCTTTCAGCCTATGGGTTGCTCTTCTTGGGCGCTCACTTTGTGTGGGCCTTCAGCTTGATGTTCCTGTTTAGTGGCCGCGGCTACTGGCAGGAGTTGATCGAGTCCATCGTCTGGGCCCACAACAAGCTGAAAGTCGCTCCGGCCATTCAGCCCCGCGCTCTGAGCATCATTCAGGGTCGGGCGGTCGGTGTGGCCCACTACCTGTTAGGAGGGATCGTCACCACGTGGGCGTTCTTCCTGGCACGGTTCGGCGCACTCGGCTAA
- the psaB gene encoding photosystem I core protein PsaB codes for MATATRFPQFSQDLASDPTTRRLWYGIATAHDFETHDGMTEERLYQKLFATHFGHLAIIFLWASGNVFHIAWQGNYEQWVANPSGVTPIAHAIWDPQFGKAAVEAFTQPGGGGPVNAAYSGLYYWFNTIGLRTNADLYAGAVGLLLFAATLLFAGWLHLQPRFRPSLSWFKNAESRLNHHLAGLFGVSSLAWTGHLVHVAIPESRGQHVGWDNFLTTLPHPAGLKPFFTLNWGVYAQNPDTTSHAWGTAEGAGTAILTFLGGFDPNTQSLWLTDMAHHHLAIAVIFIVAGHMYRTNWGIGHSMREIMAAHNPPKGTPFGGLLGRGHEGIYDTYNESLHFQLGWHLACLGVVTSLVAQHMYSLNPYVFMSLDHTTEAALYTHHQYIAGFLMVGAFAHGAIFLVRDYNPEANKDNVLARVLDHKEAIISHLSWVSLFLGFHTLGLYVHNDVMQAFGTPEKQILIEPLFAQFIQASHGKLIYGMDVLLANPDSIASTAWPNYGNVWLPGWLSAINDPNGSLFLPIGPGDFLVHHAIALGLHTTTLILVKGALDARGSKLMPDKKDFGYSFPCDGPGRGGTCDISAWDAFYLAMFWMLNTIGWVTFYWHWKQLGVWSGNTAQFNENSTYLMGWLRDYLWANSAQLINGYNPYGMNNLAVWAWMFLFGHLVWATGFMFLISWRGYWQELIETLVWAHERTPLAKLIRWKDKPVAMSIVQGRLVGLAHFTVGYVLTYAAFVIASTASQFG; via the coding sequence ATGGCAACTGCAACTCGTTTTCCACAGTTCAGCCAAGACCTTGCCAGCGACCCCACCACGCGTCGTTTGTGGTATGGCATCGCCACCGCTCACGACTTTGAAACCCACGATGGCATGACGGAGGAGCGGCTTTACCAAAAGCTGTTTGCCACCCACTTCGGCCATCTGGCGATCATCTTCCTGTGGGCGTCTGGCAACGTCTTTCACATCGCCTGGCAAGGCAACTACGAACAATGGGTAGCCAACCCCAGTGGGGTGACCCCTATCGCTCATGCCATCTGGGATCCCCAGTTTGGTAAGGCAGCCGTAGAGGCCTTTACCCAACCCGGTGGCGGCGGCCCTGTCAATGCTGCTTACTCCGGTCTTTACTACTGGTTCAACACCATCGGCTTGCGCACCAATGCGGATCTCTACGCGGGTGCGGTCGGTTTGCTGCTGTTTGCGGCTACCCTCTTGTTTGCCGGTTGGTTGCACCTACAGCCCCGTTTCCGACCCAGCTTGAGCTGGTTTAAGAATGCTGAATCCCGCCTCAACCACCACTTGGCAGGTTTGTTCGGGGTCAGTTCTTTGGCTTGGACCGGCCACCTGGTACACGTCGCCATCCCTGAGTCTCGCGGTCAGCATGTGGGTTGGGATAACTTCCTCACCACTCTGCCCCACCCGGCGGGCCTGAAGCCCTTCTTCACCCTCAACTGGGGAGTGTATGCCCAGAACCCGGATACCACCAGCCATGCCTGGGGTACTGCCGAGGGAGCGGGCACCGCTATCCTCACCTTCTTGGGTGGCTTCGACCCGAATACCCAGTCCCTGTGGCTGACGGATATGGCCCACCACCATCTGGCCATCGCGGTGATCTTCATCGTCGCCGGTCACATGTACCGCACCAACTGGGGCATTGGCCACTCCATGCGGGAGATCATGGCAGCTCACAACCCGCCTAAGGGCACTCCGTTTGGGGGCTTGCTGGGCCGTGGCCATGAAGGCATCTACGACACCTACAATGAGTCTTTGCACTTCCAGTTGGGCTGGCACTTGGCCTGCTTGGGGGTGGTCACCTCGCTGGTGGCGCAGCACATGTACTCCCTCAATCCGTACGTGTTCATGTCCTTAGATCACACCACAGAGGCAGCCCTTTACACCCATCACCAGTACATTGCTGGCTTCTTGATGGTAGGGGCCTTTGCTCACGGGGCGATCTTCTTGGTACGGGATTACAACCCTGAAGCCAACAAGGACAATGTGCTGGCGCGGGTACTGGATCACAAGGAAGCGATCATCTCTCACCTGAGCTGGGTGTCGCTGTTCTTGGGCTTCCACACCTTGGGGCTCTATGTCCACAACGACGTCATGCAAGCCTTCGGCACGCCGGAGAAGCAAATCTTGATCGAGCCGTTGTTTGCTCAGTTCATCCAGGCTTCTCATGGCAAGCTGATCTATGGCATGGATGTGTTGTTGGCCAACCCCGATAGCATCGCCTCTACCGCCTGGCCCAACTACGGCAACGTGTGGCTACCCGGTTGGTTATCAGCGATCAACGACCCCAATGGCTCCTTGTTCCTGCCGATTGGCCCTGGTGACTTCTTGGTACACCACGCTATTGCTTTGGGTCTGCACACCACCACCTTGATCTTGGTCAAAGGTGCGCTGGATGCCCGCGGCTCTAAACTGATGCCTGATAAGAAAGACTTCGGTTATAGCTTCCCCTGTGATGGCCCAGGTCGGGGTGGCACCTGCGATATTTCCGCGTGGGATGCCTTCTACCTGGCTATGTTCTGGATGCTGAACACCATCGGCTGGGTCACTTTCTACTGGCACTGGAAACAGCTCGGCGTTTGGAGCGGCAACACTGCCCAGTTCAACGAGAACTCCACCTACCTGATGGGCTGGCTGCGGGATTATCTCTGGGCTAACTCTGCTCAGCTGATCAACGGTTACAACCCCTACGGGATGAATAACCTGGCGGTTTGGGCCTGGATGTTCCTGTTCGGCCACTTGGTATGGGCAACCGGGTTCATGTTCTTGATCTCCTGGCGCGGTTACTGGCAAGAGCTGATCGAGACCTTGGTGTGGGCGCACGAGCGTACCCCCTTGGCCAAGCTAATCCGCTGGAAAGATAAGCCGGTGGCCATGTCGATTGTGCAAGGTCGGTTGGTGGGCCTGGCTCACTTCACGGTGGGCTATGTTCTTACCTATGCGGCCTTTGTGATCGCCTCGACAGCCTCACAGTTTGGCTAG
- a CDS encoding ferredoxin reductase family protein — MRRLLMHNPIAVATVWILAYIALTLFPLLVLLLYPVPTGRGFWLEFSVALGFIGLAMMALQFVLTARVNRIEASYGIDILLQFHRYTSLVAFVMVLVHPVILFIIQPETLQLLNFPQAPWRARMAVLGTLAFLAMVVTTLWRKPLRIPYEPWRASHSILAVLAVGLGFGHAVGVGNYLGLFWKAVLWTGFILVSLWLILYVRLVKPWMMTQKPYVVEEVIPQRGNVWTLALKPLGHDGFTFQPGQFAWLTLNITPFSMREHPFSMSSSGDRSERIEFGIKAIGDFTRRIKDVRPGTRAYLDDPYGVFTTERYWDSAGFVLIAGGVGITPIYSMLLTAAERKDDRPFLLIYSAPSWEEVTYREELEGLKEQLDLTLVYVLRQPTEGWNGETGYVDRALLAKYIPLHRGSRQYFICAAPVMMDAVERALLELEVPVTNVHIEHFDLA, encoded by the coding sequence ATGAGACGACTGCTGATGCACAATCCCATCGCTGTGGCTACCGTTTGGATTCTGGCTTATATTGCCCTCACCTTGTTTCCATTGCTGGTGCTGCTCTTATACCCAGTGCCGACGGGGCGCGGTTTCTGGCTGGAGTTTTCTGTGGCGCTCGGCTTTATTGGGCTAGCGATGATGGCGCTGCAATTTGTGCTGACAGCCCGGGTCAATCGTATTGAAGCGTCCTATGGCATCGACATTCTGCTGCAGTTTCATCGCTACACTTCGCTGGTGGCCTTTGTCATGGTGTTGGTACACCCGGTCATTCTGTTCATCATTCAGCCTGAAACTCTGCAGTTGCTGAATTTCCCTCAGGCGCCTTGGCGGGCTCGTATGGCGGTGTTGGGCACGTTGGCCTTTTTGGCGATGGTTGTGACCACCCTTTGGCGCAAGCCACTGCGGATCCCGTACGAACCGTGGCGAGCTTCCCATAGCATTCTGGCGGTGTTGGCGGTGGGCTTGGGGTTTGGACATGCCGTGGGGGTAGGCAACTATCTGGGCTTGTTTTGGAAGGCTGTCCTGTGGACGGGATTTATTCTGGTTTCCCTCTGGCTGATTCTCTATGTGCGCCTGGTAAAGCCCTGGATGATGACCCAAAAGCCCTACGTGGTGGAGGAGGTGATCCCTCAACGGGGCAATGTCTGGACTCTGGCCCTCAAGCCACTGGGGCACGATGGGTTTACCTTTCAGCCGGGTCAGTTTGCCTGGCTCACCCTGAATATCACCCCCTTCAGCATGCGAGAACATCCGTTTTCCATGTCTTCGAGTGGGGATCGCTCAGAGCGCATCGAGTTTGGCATTAAGGCGATTGGCGATTTCACCCGCCGCATTAAAGATGTACGACCGGGTACCCGTGCTTACCTGGATGATCCCTACGGTGTCTTTACCACCGAGCGCTACTGGGATAGTGCTGGCTTTGTCTTGATTGCGGGTGGAGTAGGGATTACCCCGATTTACAGCATGTTGCTGACAGCAGCAGAGCGAAAGGATGATCGTCCTTTTCTGTTGATTTATTCAGCTCCCTCTTGGGAAGAGGTGACCTATCGGGAGGAATTGGAGGGTCTGAAGGAGCAGCTGGATCTGACACTTGTATATGTGTTGCGCCAGCCGACGGAAGGATGGAACGGTGAAACGGGCTACGTGGATCGCGCTCTTCTAGCAAAATACATTCCGCTACATCGGGGCAGCCGGCAATATTTCATTTGTGCAGCACCCGTGATGATGGATGCGGTGGAGCGGGCTTTATTGGAGTTAGAGGTGCCTGTGACGAATGTGCATATCGAGCATTTCGATTTAGCTTGA
- a CDS encoding serine hydrolase, with the protein MNSRAHLQADLAQVFESFQLPGLAVAVLANGEISPFEFGYRDLATREPFTCTTLCLVASVSKSFTATLAGILVDQGQVAWQEPVRHYWPELHLVDEEATQFMTLTDMLCHRTGLPYHENLLAEGVGRDLPGSGRDYRQKLLKRLAYFDPSQPFRTEFQYQDIVFTCAGALLESITGRNYEDLIQEHWLDPLGMTDSTFSRQAALATGRLAQGYGWVEGQIQPIPHCDTRYIAPSAGLYSTASDLMRWLQLQLEGGVWEGKPLISPASLRWIHRPHMAIGAQVSLVGGGLATYGLGWIQSSIGSELMLSHGGSFNGYRTTVAFIPARGFGVAVLTNLNVSNANTIGALVVMDRLLGQAQVEARVAYGKRIADRFAQQAAAAEQAFWAGRDPSAMPQHPLDNYVGQFQHPGYGTFTITQIDGCLWQTYDERTYPLDPYQGETFSTRFQSTENRLLHLSFTFETDAEGLVVAVRIPIVEDIPPPRFVRVV; encoded by the coding sequence ATGAATTCGCGGGCACACTTACAGGCAGATTTGGCTCAGGTTTTCGAATCCTTTCAACTGCCAGGTCTGGCAGTGGCAGTGTTGGCAAATGGGGAGATCTCCCCATTTGAGTTTGGCTACCGTGATCTGGCTACACGAGAACCCTTTACTTGCACCACCCTCTGTTTGGTGGCTTCTGTGAGCAAGTCATTCACGGCGACCCTGGCTGGGATCCTTGTGGATCAGGGACAGGTCGCTTGGCAAGAGCCGGTGCGCCATTACTGGCCAGAGTTGCACTTGGTAGATGAAGAAGCAACCCAATTCATGACCCTGACGGATATGCTCTGCCACCGTACGGGCTTGCCCTACCACGAGAACCTGCTGGCCGAAGGAGTAGGACGAGATCTACCCGGCAGCGGGCGGGACTATCGACAGAAACTGCTGAAACGTCTGGCCTATTTTGATCCCTCTCAGCCCTTTCGCACGGAGTTTCAGTACCAAGACATTGTGTTTACCTGTGCTGGGGCCCTTTTGGAAAGCATCACCGGGCGCAACTACGAAGACCTGATCCAAGAGCATTGGTTGGATCCCTTGGGCATGACGGATAGCACCTTTTCGCGTCAAGCGGCCTTGGCCACCGGGCGTTTGGCCCAGGGCTATGGCTGGGTAGAAGGGCAGATTCAACCCATTCCCCACTGCGATACCCGCTACATTGCTCCTTCTGCAGGGCTTTATAGTACCGCGAGTGACCTGATGCGTTGGCTGCAACTGCAGTTGGAGGGCGGAGTTTGGGAAGGGAAGCCACTCATTTCACCAGCCAGTTTGAGATGGATCCATCGACCTCATATGGCTATTGGGGCACAGGTTTCGTTGGTGGGTGGAGGGTTGGCCACCTATGGCTTGGGTTGGATACAAAGCAGTATCGGTTCCGAACTGATGCTCTCCCATGGCGGATCCTTTAATGGCTACCGCACGACGGTGGCATTTATCCCGGCGCGTGGCTTTGGGGTAGCGGTTCTAACCAATCTCAATGTCAGCAATGCCAATACGATCGGTGCTTTGGTGGTTATGGATCGGCTGTTGGGGCAAGCTCAGGTGGAAGCTCGAGTCGCTTACGGAAAACGGATAGCGGACAGATTTGCCCAACAGGCAGCCGCGGCGGAACAAGCCTTTTGGGCAGGACGGGATCCCAGTGCTATGCCCCAACATCCCCTGGACAATTATGTGGGCCAGTTTCAACACCCCGGCTACGGCACCTTCACCATTACCCAGATCGACGGCTGCCTCTGGCAAACCTATGATGAGCGCACCTACCCGTTGGATCCCTATCAGGGCGAAACCTTCAGCACCCGTTTTCAATCTACAGAAAATCGCCTCTTGCACCTCTCCTTCACCTTTGAAACCGATGCCGAAGGGCTGGTGGTCGCAGTTCGGATCCCAATCGTGGAGGATATTCCGCCACCAAGATTTGTTCGCGTGGTTTGA
- a CDS encoding putative 2-aminoethylphosphonate ABC transporter permease subunit, with amino-acid sequence MTRASSDRAVSPRGMGSPSLTVQRDPLGSKTTPEDWLQRGLILLVALWLLVSVVLPLGQILSRSLVDANGAWVGLANYRTYFTTPGLAFSLRNTMWVSLTSTLISVGLGFGYAYALTRTCMPLKGLMRLLVMLPLYLPSLAQAIGLIYLFGNQGLVSTGLFGLLPEWRIGLYGPTGIILGESLYCLPQAVLILSTALLLADARLYEASLALRTPAWRTFWTVTLPGIRFGLVSAIFVCFTLVFTDFGVPKVVGGSYNVLATDIYKQVIGQQNLVMGATISVLMLVPTVIAFGVDRLVQQRQVALVGSRVVPYQPRPNPWLDWGSLIFCVLVAGVILAVLGALVVASLVRVWPYQLTLSFRHYNLNAAPGGGYPAYWNSLRMSAYTAIFGTIIVFISAYLVEKSRQWPKLRSLIYFASTLPVALPGLVLGLAYIFFFNTPSWAGIPNPFNGLYSTMSLLVICNIIHFYTVSFLTASTALKQLDPEFEAVGSSLGVPFYRTFWRVTTPLCLPAILQIGTFFFVQAMVTVSAVIFLYPPNLRLASVAVVNMDDAGNTASAAAMSTLIVVTSLGIQLLYWAATTRLCCWSQAWKER; translated from the coding sequence ATGACCCGCGCTAGTTCGGATAGAGCTGTATCTCCCAGGGGAATGGGATCCCCAAGCTTAACCGTTCAGAGGGATCCTCTTGGAAGCAAAACCACCCCCGAAGATTGGCTGCAACGGGGGCTGATTCTGCTGGTAGCCCTGTGGTTGCTGGTATCAGTGGTCTTACCGCTTGGTCAGATCCTCAGCCGTAGCTTAGTAGATGCCAATGGGGCATGGGTGGGCCTAGCCAACTACCGCACCTATTTCACCACCCCTGGCTTGGCGTTTTCCCTGCGCAATACGATGTGGGTCTCGCTCACCAGCACCCTCATTTCCGTCGGGTTGGGGTTTGGCTATGCCTATGCTCTAACTCGCACCTGTATGCCCCTGAAGGGGTTGATGCGCCTGCTGGTGATGTTGCCTCTGTATTTGCCTTCTTTGGCACAGGCGATTGGGTTAATCTATCTGTTTGGTAATCAGGGCTTGGTCTCTACGGGCTTATTTGGCCTGCTGCCGGAGTGGCGCATTGGTCTTTACGGCCCCACTGGGATTATCTTAGGCGAATCACTTTACTGTCTGCCGCAGGCGGTGTTGATCCTCAGTACAGCCCTACTGCTGGCGGATGCACGGCTCTATGAAGCCAGTTTGGCTCTGCGCACCCCCGCTTGGCGCACCTTTTGGACGGTGACCTTACCCGGGATCCGTTTTGGCTTAGTCAGCGCCATCTTTGTTTGTTTCACCCTAGTGTTCACGGATTTCGGGGTGCCCAAGGTGGTGGGGGGCAGCTACAACGTGCTGGCAACAGATATCTACAAGCAGGTGATCGGCCAACAAAATTTGGTTATGGGCGCCACGATTAGCGTGTTGATGCTGGTGCCGACGGTGATTGCCTTTGGGGTAGATCGGCTGGTGCAACAGCGGCAGGTGGCTTTGGTGGGCAGCCGGGTGGTGCCCTATCAACCGCGTCCCAACCCCTGGCTAGATTGGGGATCCCTGATTTTTTGTGTGCTGGTGGCGGGGGTCATTCTTGCGGTGCTAGGAGCATTGGTGGTGGCCTCCTTGGTACGGGTTTGGCCCTATCAGCTCACCCTTAGCTTCCGCCATTACAACCTCAATGCTGCTCCGGGAGGTGGATATCCTGCCTATTGGAATAGTTTGCGTATGTCGGCTTACACGGCCATTTTTGGCACGATCATCGTTTTTATTAGCGCCTATTTGGTGGAAAAAAGTCGGCAATGGCCAAAATTGCGCTCTTTGATTTACTTTGCCTCGACACTGCCGGTGGCGCTGCCAGGATTGGTGCTTGGTTTGGCCTATATTTTCTTTTTTAATACCCCCAGCTGGGCAGGGATCCCTAACCCTTTCAATGGCCTCTACAGCACCATGAGCCTGTTGGTTATTTGCAACATCATTCACTTCTACACGGTTAGTTTTCTCACTGCTAGCACTGCCCTCAAGCAATTAGATCCGGAGTTTGAAGCAGTGGGATCCTCTTTAGGGGTACCCTTCTACCGCACCTTTTGGCGAGTGACTACCCCCCTTTGTCTACCTGCTATTTTGCAGATTGGAACCTTTTTCTTTGTGCAGGCGATGGTAACGGTCTCGGCGGTCATTTTTCTGTATCCTCCCAATTTGCGGTTGGCTTCTGTGGCCGTTGTCAATATGGATGATGCCGGAAATACTGCTTCAGCGGCGGCCATGTCTACGCTAATTGTAGTCACCAGTCTCGGGATCCAACTGCTCTACTGGGCAGCCACCACTCGTTTGTGCTGTTGGAGCCAGGCTTGGAAGGAACGGTAA